GCGATACCGCCTATATCGTCGCGACGGGTGCCGATGCCGGGAAGGTGACTACCGAAGCAACCGGCAATATCGATCTGGGTTACTGGGTGGAGGATGTGAGTGCAGGTAATAACTGCGTGGCCATCACCCTGGGCTATGTACAACAGGCAGTTCAGCAGACGGAAGGAGCATAACCAATGCCTATGGAATCAGCAGATTTCGAAGAAGTGCTGCAGGAAGCGCTAACCGAGCGCGATATGGAGCTGCAGGAAAAAGAACTACCGGAGATCAACATTGGCGAAGCGCTTCCCGTTAAAGAGGGGCTCGATTTTTCCCGGGAATATGTGGATTTTGGTGTCTCGAAAGTAGTCGGATCGGTTAAAGACGGCATCATCGGTAACAAAACCAACAGCCTGAAAACCATTGACAGTGATATCGAATGGCTGAAAGCACCTGTCGGCCAGTGGGCTAAAGCAGCTACCTGGACACAGCAGGAACTGGAGAAGATTGCCAGGCTCAATATTAACCTGCAATCCAAGAAACAGGATGATTTGTACGCTAACGCCCTGTCGACTATCCAGTACGCGGGTTATGTCGGGCATCAGGGTGTGAAGGGCCAGGAAGGTTTACTGACGGGCACGGGTGTACAAATTATTATCGACGCTTCCGGCAAAACCATTGCTGAAATGACATCGGATGAGTTTGTTAAGCTGGTTTTGGATGCTTACAACGTAGCCTGGCGAAAATCCGGTTACCGCATCCAGCCAACGCATATCGCAATGGATGCCAGCGACTTCATGCTGGCGATGCAGAAATTCGATCCAAACCCGATTGTTGTCGGTACCGACCTGCTGCCGATTGCGGCAATGGACCGCATCATGGCGGCGCTGCGTAAGGCTTCCGGCAACGATAATTTCAGTATCACTTTTGTCAAAGTACCCAGCAATTATGCGGTTGGCATCAAGACGGGTAAAACCCGCATGGCTATCTACACGTATGAAGCGGATTACGTTGAAATGGAAGTGCATATGCCAGAACTGCTGGCTGTACGACCGCGTGATCTGCTGACCTACGAGTGCGGCTATCGCTCGGCATTCGGTGGTGCAATGTGGAAACAGCCACAGTCGGCTGTTTACGTTGACTATAAATCCTCGCCAGCAGAGTAATCACGGGGGGTAGCATGGAATTTACCGCACGTTACCCTGAATTCACCGCTATATCGCCAGAGCGTATTGCAGGCGCCCTGCAGGATGCTGCAAACCAGATGAGCCGCAGGGTGTGGCGAAAGCTCTATGAACAGGGCCAGCACGCCATGGCGGCGCATCTGCTTTATGCCTCTGGCGTGTTAACCGGCTCAGGCAATGCAAATGGAAAACCGGTTATGGCCGTTACCAGCAAAAGTGCAGGCGGCTTGTCGCTGGGTTATTCCGCACCTGACGCTGGTTTCGGGGTTAATCACGACGGCTACGCCTCCAGCAGTTACGGGCAGGAATATATCCGGCTGCGTAAGCTGGTGGGTGTGCATGTACTGGCGATACGGTGATGATTAAAAATTCGGGAAAATTTAAAGGCGCGGGACTTAGGGCACTGGAGGCCCGTATTCGTGCGCTGGGACGGACGAAAGTGGTTATTGGCGTACCAGCAGCCAGCAATACAGGGCGTGATGATGGTCTCAGCACGGCCACGATTGCCGCCGCGCATGAGTTCGGCGTGCCAGGTCATATTCCTGAGCGTTCGTTTCTGCGCTCTACCCTCCGTGAGAATAAGGAACAGGCCTCACGGTTTCTGGCTAAACGTCTTCAGGAAGCGATTTTCGAAGACGGACAAACGGAAGCGGCGTTTGCGCTGGTGGGTGAAAAACTTGCTGGCGAGGTTAAACGCAAAATCCAGTCGGGAATTGCACCACCGCTGGACCCGAAAACCATCGCCAGAAAAGGGTCCTCCAGACCGCTAATCGATACCGGGAATTTACTGCAATCCATCACTTATGAGGTACGCGATAAATAATGGACGATTTTGCCGACGAAATATTCTCTGATCCGTTCTTTGGTCAGGAGTGTGAATTTACCGCAGCATCCGGCACCATGCGGAAACTTATCTGCATTGTGCAGCCTGCCAGCAACGATGACCTGCAGATCCTGCCTGAGGGTGATCGCTATAACCCGACGGTGCGCGTGATGACGCAGGCACCTGTTGAGAATAAAGAGTTGTTCTCATGGAATGGTCTGCGCTGGCGCATTATCAGTAAATCATTATGGAATGATTATGGCTATTACGACGCTTTCGCAACTCGATATGAAGGCAGTCAGGCAGACGATAGCGGCGGTTTTACAGTTACCTGAAGACCGGGTGATTGACGGAAACGAGGAAACCGATATTTCGGCGCTGGATTACTTTATTTCTGTCAGCAGCGTGACGTCTGATCTCATCGGTGAAGAGCGCCGCTTTGACGGGGTAACCGAAGCCGAGATCATTACCTCAACCCGTGAAACACTGATATCGGTTAACGCCTTTGGACCTAACGCCTGCCTGATTATCGAAAAACTGTCGTCATCACTCAGTACCCATTACGCTCAGCAACAATTCAAACAGATCCCCGCTGGAATTGTCCGTAAGCCACAGATCCGCAATCTGCCGACGGCGATTGCCGGTGGCAAGGAGCAACGGGCGCAAATCGATTTAACACTCTCTCATATCCATCGTATTGCCGCACCGCTTAACCGTGGTGAGACGGTGGATATTATTCTTTATGAGGATTAGCAATGAGCTTACCCATTAAGGAGGTAATCAACGCACAGATCCTGCCGCAGGCTACCGCAGCACAGCGCCGGGATTTGAGTATGGTTACCATTTTTACTTCAGACGTTGGCGAACCGTTCCAGGATGCCACAACCCGCTATGTGTTTGTATCCGGCCCTGAGGATGTAGCCAGTCAGTTTGGTTCGAAGTCAGAGGCTTACAAAGCGGCGCTTTCGCTGTTCAGCGCCCGCCCGAAACCGAAACGCGCCATGATTGGCCGGTTCGCCGCTGAAACACAGGAAATTGCTGCCACCGCAAACGCGCTCAAAGGCTCAACGATTTCCGCTGGCATTAACACATTCAAAGCCATCACCGACGGCGCTATGACGCTGAATATCGGCGGTGTCGCCACCACGCTGAGCGGGCTGGATTTTAGCACAGCGATTGATTTCAGCGATGTGGCCGCTGTGATTGACGACCAGCTCCCGGAATCAGGCAACATCGGCGCGTTGTGGGATGGTGTCGGTAACCGCCTTATTATTCAGGCGCAGACTGCCGGAGCCTATCCCGCAACCCGTATTGGTTATGCCACCGACCCCGGAACCGGTTCTTATATCGGCAGTCTGCTGAAGCTGGAAGACGGGCAGGCGACGGTAATCACCGGGCAGGCGGCACAGACAGTCAACGCCGAACTGCCATCCGAAGCGATGCATAAGTTGCAGAACCTTTACCAGAACTGGTACGGGGCCTATTTCGCTGATGCACTGACAGATGAGCAACTGGACGACGCGCATTCCTGGATTGCTGCGGCGGATTTGAAAGTGCTGGCGTACACCGCAGTGCGTGATGAGCAAATCGAGTGGAACAACGCGAATATGCTCAAAAAACTGTACGACAAAAACAGTGGTCGCCTGATGGTGCAGTACAACAAAACCGGTGATAACCATGCTGCAGCAGAGCTGCTGGCGATTGCCGTTTCAACGCTCTGGCAGGGACAGAACACCGCTAAAACCGTCAAGTTCAAGCAGCAGACCAGCGTGCGCTCGGATGACCGCATCACATTAACCGAAGCGGCGAAATGCCAGCGACTGGGCATCAATTTTTATACCGACTATGACGGCATCAACATGCTGGCTGAAGGGCAGATGCTGGGTGGCACGTTCATCGATGAAGTGATGGGGCTCGATGCGTTTCTTGACGCCTGCCAGAAACAGGCATTTACCGCGCTGCAGGGTAACCCGAGCAAAGTGCCGCAAACCGACAAGGGCCAGGCGATGCTGATTGGCTCCCTGAATATCATTGGTGCTGAGTTCGTGCGCAACGGGTTTCTGGCAGGTGGTCTGTGGCGGGGTAATGACGTGGGTGCGCTGACGTGGGGCGACCGGCTCGACGAAGGCTTCTATTTCTACTCCGACAGTTTCGACCTGCAGTCTGATGCCGATCGCGAGGCCCGCAAAATGATGCCGGTTATGTGCGCCATCAAACTGGCGGGAGCGGGTCATTCTGCTGACCTGCTTATTCAGTTTAACCGTTAAGGATAAAAAAAAATGGGCCTTTACAGACATGACCGCAGCATCCTGTCGCTGAACGGTTACGAAATTACTGCGTGGGACGAGTCCAGCGACTCGTTTTCTCTGGCACCCGTCGGGGATGATGGCGCGTATACCATCGGTGCCGGAGGGCGCGGGGTATTTGTGTTTACCGGCAACGAGTCCGGTATTCTCACCTTTAAGCTGTTACAGCATTCCGCTGACAACAAATTCCTGTGCGATTTGCGTAATCAAATCCTCAACAGCCAGTCGGCACCCACTCCGATTGAGATGTACTTTAAGGATACCTGGAACGGGGACGAACTGGTCGGACAGGCGGGATTTTTTACCACGCCGCCGACCCATGCCCGTGGTACTGCGCATAACCCCAACACCTGGATTATCCAGTTCGAACGTATTGTTACCCGATTAGCAAAAGGGGCATTAAATGAATAAAGATGATGTGATCTATGAACATCGCCAGGCCAATTTTATCGAGGCCAAAAACCAGGCAATGAAACTGCTGGCGCTGCTTAAGGGATGTATCTCCATGCAGGATTCGAAGGTTGAAATCGATATTGGCGGCATCGTGTCGAATATCGGCTCAGCAGAAATGCAGGGTGTTGAGGCATTTATCATTAAATACGTTACGGTACGCGATGAGAACGACCAGCCGGTCACGCTCAACCGTACCGATGTGTTTAACCGTCATTTCAATGCTCACCGCTCACATTACATTCCGCTCATTATTGAGGGGATAATGTTCCACTTTGCTGATTTTTTGCCCGATGGGGTCGCCTCTGCGATAAGTATGCCAGACTCGGTGACGCTGACGGCCCGGTAAGTGATGTTGACTGGATAAAAATGCTCCCGGTGATGGAAGGTATCTACACCGGGCATGATTTACGCACCACGGCCACGCTCGAGGATGTGCTGGATTTCCACGAGGCATATGTTGAGCGTTTGCTGGCGCAACAGAGGTCGGACGATGGAGATCGAGGAACTGCTGGTCGCTATCGGCGTTGATACGACGCAGGCGGCAAAAATAAATGACGTGGTTGTCGCTCTGGGTGTGGCAGCGGCGC
The sequence above is drawn from the Enterobacteriaceae bacterium ESL0689 genome and encodes:
- a CDS encoding DUF4054 domain-containing protein, with the translated sequence MEFTARYPEFTAISPERIAGALQDAANQMSRRVWRKLYEQGQHAMAAHLLYASGVLTGSGNANGKPVMAVTSKSAGGLSLGYSAPDAGFGVNHDGYASSSYGQEYIRLRKLVGVHVLAIR
- a CDS encoding DUF3383 domain-containing protein translates to MSLPIKEVINAQILPQATAAQRRDLSMVTIFTSDVGEPFQDATTRYVFVSGPEDVASQFGSKSEAYKAALSLFSARPKPKRAMIGRFAAETQEIAATANALKGSTISAGINTFKAITDGAMTLNIGGVATTLSGLDFSTAIDFSDVAAVIDDQLPESGNIGALWDGVGNRLIIQAQTAGAYPATRIGYATDPGTGSYIGSLLKLEDGQATVITGQAAQTVNAELPSEAMHKLQNLYQNWYGAYFADALTDEQLDDAHSWIAAADLKVLAYTAVRDEQIEWNNANMLKKLYDKNSGRLMVQYNKTGDNHAAAELLAIAVSTLWQGQNTAKTVKFKQQTSVRSDDRITLTEAAKCQRLGINFYTDYDGINMLAEGQMLGGTFIDEVMGLDAFLDACQKQAFTALQGNPSKVPQTDKGQAMLIGSLNIIGAEFVRNGFLAGGLWRGNDVGALTWGDRLDEGFYFYSDSFDLQSDADREARKMMPVMCAIKLAGAGHSADLLIQFNR
- a CDS encoding DUF3277 family protein; the protein is MGLYRHDRSILSLNGYEITAWDESSDSFSLAPVGDDGAYTIGAGGRGVFVFTGNESGILTFKLLQHSADNKFLCDLRNQILNSQSAPTPIEMYFKDTWNGDELVGQAGFFTTPPTHARGTAHNPNTWIIQFERIVTRLAKGALNE
- a CDS encoding putative phage tail assembly chaperone, whose translation is MNKDDVIYEHRQANFIEAKNQAMKLLALLKGCISMQDSKVEIDIGGIVSNIGSAEMQGVEAFIIKYVTVRDENDQPVTLNRTDVFNRHFNAHRSHYIPLIIEGIMFHFADFLPDGVASAISMPDSVTLTAR
- a CDS encoding DUF2184 domain-containing protein; this encodes MPMESADFEEVLQEALTERDMELQEKELPEINIGEALPVKEGLDFSREYVDFGVSKVVGSVKDGIIGNKTNSLKTIDSDIEWLKAPVGQWAKAATWTQQELEKIARLNINLQSKKQDDLYANALSTIQYAGYVGHQGVKGQEGLLTGTGVQIIIDASGKTIAEMTSDEFVKLVLDAYNVAWRKSGYRIQPTHIAMDASDFMLAMQKFDPNPIVVGTDLLPIAAMDRIMAALRKASGNDNFSITFVKVPSNYAVGIKTGKTRMAIYTYEADYVEMEVHMPELLAVRPRDLLTYECGYRSAFGGAMWKQPQSAVYVDYKSSPAE